A window of Planctomycetota bacterium contains these coding sequences:
- a CDS encoding PQQ-binding-like beta-propeller repeat protein → MRVRLLAVGLCGVVLLGSLAAAGQPAAGPWTQFRGPRGQAISAEKGLPVTWGPQEGIAWKADLPGGGASTPIILGDRIFLTCFSGYLVPGEPKGELDQLKRHVVCLSRRDGKLLWSKTVPAKLPEEPTIREHGYAANSMFTDGERAYAFLGKSGVFAYDLDGKPLWQADVGSRTNGWGTAASPIRYGDLLIINASVESESLIALDRATGKEKWRAPGIKESWNTPILVPVGEKVELVLAIGGKVLAFNPDTGAPLWSAATDIPWYMVPSLVAGDGVVYCIGGRGTGGALAVRCGGRGDVTASHRLWTLKKGSNVSSPILHEGHLYWAHENEGILYCVEAKTGQVVYEERLPRAGQFYASPVLADGKLYYTNRGGRTYVVAAKPKFELLATNELGRVGTFNASPAVANGQLFLRADKTLFCIGGAR, encoded by the coding sequence ATGAGAGTGAGGTTGCTTGCGGTCGGGCTCTGCGGCGTGGTACTGCTCGGCAGCCTGGCGGCCGCCGGCCAGCCCGCGGCCGGGCCATGGACGCAGTTCCGCGGCCCGAGGGGGCAGGCCATCAGCGCCGAGAAAGGCCTGCCCGTCACCTGGGGACCGCAGGAGGGCATCGCGTGGAAGGCCGACCTGCCCGGCGGCGGGGCCTCCACGCCCATCATCCTGGGCGACCGCATCTTCCTCACCTGCTTCAGCGGCTACCTGGTGCCCGGCGAGCCGAAGGGCGAACTCGACCAGCTCAAGCGCCACGTCGTCTGCCTGAGCCGCCGCGACGGCAAGCTGCTCTGGAGCAAGACGGTGCCCGCCAAGCTGCCCGAGGAGCCGACCATCCGCGAGCACGGCTACGCGGCAAACTCGATGTTCACCGACGGCGAGCGGGCCTACGCCTTCCTCGGCAAGTCGGGCGTCTTCGCCTACGACCTCGACGGCAAGCCGCTCTGGCAGGCCGACGTGGGGTCGAGGACCAACGGCTGGGGCACGGCGGCCTCGCCCATCCGCTACGGCGACCTGCTTATCATCAACGCCAGCGTCGAGAGCGAATCCCTCATCGCCCTCGACCGCGCGACGGGCAAGGAGAAATGGCGCGCGCCCGGCATCAAGGAGTCGTGGAACACCCCCATCCTCGTGCCCGTGGGCGAGAAGGTGGAACTCGTCCTGGCCATCGGCGGCAAGGTGCTCGCCTTCAACCCCGACACCGGCGCGCCGCTCTGGTCGGCCGCGACCGACATCCCCTGGTACATGGTCCCCAGCCTCGTGGCCGGCGACGGCGTGGTCTACTGCATCGGCGGGCGCGGCACGGGCGGGGCGCTCGCCGTCCGCTGCGGCGGGCGCGGCGACGTGACCGCCTCGCACCGCCTGTGGACGCTCAAGAAGGGCTCGAACGTCTCGTCGCCCATCCTGCACGAGGGCCACCTCTACTGGGCGCACGAGAACGAGGGCATCCTCTACTGCGTCGAGGCGAAAACGGGCCAGGTCGTCTACGAAGAGCGGCTTCCGCGGGCCGGGCAGTTCTACGCCTCGCCCGTGCTGGCCGACGGCAAGCTCTACTACACCAACCGCGGCGGCCGCACCTATGTTGTGGCGGCCAAGCCGAAGTTCGAGCTGCTCGCGACCAACGAGCTGGGCCGCGTGGGCACCTTCAACGCCAGCCCCGCCGTGGCGAACGGCCAGCTCTTCCTGCGGGCCGACAAGACCCTCTTCTGCATCGGCGGCGCCAGGTAG
- a CDS encoding Gfo/Idh/MocA family oxidoreductase: MPVEPSRRTFLGRAAASAAALAAPTIVPASVFGQAAPSERVQLGHIGVGGQGSGLLGGFVGLPMAMSVAVCDPVTQRREAAASRVEHAYAGKADRATFKGCTPHNDFRELLARADVDAVIVATPDHWHVPIALAAVKAGKDVYVEKPLGVSVAEDKALREAVHRYGRIFQYGTQQRCFSTHCAFGCELVRNGYIGELKAVHVVAPNGATGGNPAPQPVPEGLDYDLWLGPAPWAPFCNDRVFGVGRWHIYDYALGFIAGWGAHPLDIAHWGYPHIPVEYRGTGLIPTEGLFDTVVNWNVQGRYASGVEFTLKPGGDLTTFVGTEGWVAPSRGGITAEPRSLLSVKIKPDEIHLLQDTHHYRNFVNACLTRTAPASDIDSAVQSDFMSHLGDICIREGRTIRWDPKAETIVGDPDAARRLSRALRSPWHL, from the coding sequence ATGCCCGTCGAACCCAGCCGCCGCACGTTTCTCGGGCGAGCCGCCGCGTCGGCCGCGGCGCTCGCCGCGCCCACGATCGTCCCCGCCTCGGTCTTCGGCCAGGCCGCGCCCAGCGAGCGCGTGCAGCTCGGCCACATCGGCGTCGGCGGGCAGGGCAGCGGCCTGCTCGGCGGCTTCGTGGGCCTGCCCATGGCCATGAGCGTGGCCGTGTGCGACCCCGTGACCCAGCGCCGCGAGGCCGCGGCCAGCCGCGTCGAGCACGCCTATGCCGGCAAGGCCGACCGCGCGACGTTCAAGGGCTGCACGCCGCACAACGACTTCCGCGAGCTGCTGGCCCGCGCGGATGTGGACGCCGTCATCGTGGCCACGCCCGACCACTGGCACGTGCCCATCGCGCTGGCCGCCGTGAAGGCGGGCAAGGACGTCTACGTGGAGAAGCCCCTGGGCGTGAGCGTGGCCGAGGACAAGGCCCTGCGCGAGGCCGTGCACCGCTACGGCCGCATCTTCCAGTACGGCACCCAACAGCGCTGCTTCAGCACCCACTGCGCCTTCGGCTGCGAGCTGGTGCGCAACGGCTACATCGGCGAGCTCAAGGCCGTGCACGTGGTGGCGCCCAACGGCGCCACGGGCGGCAACCCCGCGCCCCAGCCCGTGCCCGAGGGCCTCGACTACGACCTGTGGCTCGGCCCCGCCCCCTGGGCGCCCTTCTGCAACGACCGCGTGTTCGGCGTGGGCCGCTGGCACATCTACGACTACGCGCTCGGCTTCATCGCCGGCTGGGGCGCCCACCCGCTCGACATCGCCCACTGGGGCTATCCCCACATCCCCGTCGAATACCGCGGCACCGGCCTCATCCCCACCGAGGGCCTCTTCGACACCGTGGTGAACTGGAACGTCCAGGGGCGCTACGCCAGCGGCGTCGAGTTCACCCTCAAGCCCGGCGGCGACCTTACCACCTTCGTGGGCACCGAGGGCTGGGTGGCCCCCTCGCGCGGCGGCATCACCGCCGAGCCGCGCTCGCTCCTCTCCGTCAAGATCAAGCCCGACGAGATTCACCTCCTCCAGGACACCCACCACTACCGCAACTTCGTCAACGCCTGTCTCACCCGCACCGCGCCGGCCAGCGACATTGATTCGGCGGTGCAAAGCGACTTCATGAGCCATCTGGGCGACATCTGCATCCGCGAGGGCCGCACCATCCGCTGGGACCCCAAGGCCGAGACCATCGTGGGCGACCCCGACGCCGCGCGCCGCCTCAGCCGCGCCCTGCGCAGCCCGTGGCACTTGTGA
- a CDS encoding CPBP family intramembrane metalloprotease, protein MAKPSKRAGAASAAELVHRYLRESREFATGFLFILPLLLGYEVGILLLRSDVINWAHGIIRLVFHVFGPAEPAVFAGVIAALAWLALRHIEQRRVDAELYGLMLMESVVYACAMGLVCGAVARRLLVMGALGPGRHIARDVVLSVGAGVYEEALFRVVLMGALYYGLKLWSGLSPGWVAGVSIVVSSLAFAACHHIGPYGDPLEAGLLAYRFGMGVLFAAIYIYRGLGIVVYTHALYDVFVSLSR, encoded by the coding sequence ATGGCAAAGCCCAGCAAGCGGGCCGGCGCGGCCTCCGCCGCCGAGCTCGTGCACAGGTACCTGCGGGAGTCGCGCGAGTTCGCGACCGGCTTCCTCTTCATCCTTCCGCTGCTGCTCGGCTACGAGGTGGGGATTCTGCTGCTGCGCTCGGACGTGATCAACTGGGCGCACGGGATCATCCGCCTGGTGTTCCACGTCTTCGGCCCGGCCGAGCCGGCGGTGTTCGCCGGCGTGATCGCGGCCCTGGCGTGGCTGGCCCTGCGCCACATCGAGCAGCGGCGGGTGGATGCCGAACTCTACGGCCTGATGCTGATGGAGAGCGTCGTGTACGCCTGCGCGATGGGGCTGGTGTGCGGGGCCGTGGCGCGGCGCCTGCTGGTGATGGGCGCGCTGGGGCCGGGCCGCCACATCGCCCGCGACGTGGTGCTCTCGGTGGGCGCCGGCGTCTACGAGGAGGCGCTCTTTCGCGTGGTGCTGATGGGCGCCCTCTACTACGGCCTGAAGCTCTGGAGCGGCCTGTCGCCCGGCTGGGTGGCGGGGGTGAGCATCGTCGTCTCGTCGCTCGCCTTCGCCGCGTGCCACCACATCGGCCCCTATGGGGACCCGCTGGAGGCGGGCCTGCTGGCCTACCGCTTCGGCATGGGCGTGCTCTTCGCGGCCATCTACATCTACCGCGGCCTGGGCATCGTGGTGTACACTCACGCCCTGTACGACGTTTTCGTGTCCCTCAGCCGCTGA
- a CDS encoding metallophosphoesterase, which translates to MAKKLFFLADVHLCPEHPERLDALTAFLRARRDEALAFYIIGDLLDFWVGARQLRRRAWGRIVEQLGAAARGGPPVRILGGNRDYLLDAAALAPHGLESLGLQHTFEHDGLRFCLVHGHLRFPDPWFSRQFLRFIQGRFMRGLARVSPLWACMSVAGVLRWWRRVVGHRSDPKDAQRYDPAAFLPLFEAGANVVVCGHNHWAHDYTRELNRPGCRLLAVGPWRPGPSWLEYADGVFHLADPRL; encoded by the coding sequence GTGGCCAAGAAGCTGTTCTTCCTCGCTGACGTGCACCTGTGCCCCGAGCACCCCGAGCGGCTGGACGCCCTCACGGCGTTCCTGCGCGCCCGCCGCGACGAGGCCCTCGCCTTCTACATCATCGGCGACCTGCTGGACTTCTGGGTGGGCGCCCGCCAGCTCCGGCGTCGGGCCTGGGGGCGAATCGTCGAGCAACTCGGCGCGGCCGCGCGCGGCGGACCGCCCGTGCGCATCCTCGGCGGCAACCGCGACTACCTGCTCGACGCCGCCGCCCTGGCCCCCCACGGCCTCGAAAGCCTGGGCCTTCAGCACACCTTCGAGCACGACGGGCTGCGGTTCTGCCTCGTCCACGGCCACCTGCGCTTCCCCGACCCCTGGTTCTCGCGCCAGTTCCTGCGCTTCATCCAGGGGCGCTTCATGCGCGGGCTCGCCCGCGTGTCGCCCCTGTGGGCCTGCATGAGCGTGGCCGGCGTGCTGCGCTGGTGGCGCCGGGTCGTCGGCCACCGCAGCGACCCCAAGGACGCGCAACGCTATGACCCTGCCGCCTTTCTGCCCCTCTTCGAGGCGGGCGCCAACGTCGTCGTCTGCGGCCACAACCACTGGGCGCACGACTACACCAGGGAACTGAACCGCCCGGGCTGCCGCCTCCTCGCCGTCGGCCCCTGGCGTCCCGGCCCCTCCTGGCTCGAATACGCCGACGGCGTTTTCCACCTGGCAGACCCCCGCCTGTGA
- a CDS encoding sugar phosphate isomerase/epimerase family protein: MLLASNHMFPAGPIEAIFERLKKAGAGGLDLFLPHIPYLLDPRFGPKNLALCRQAAEAAGLPIKGIIGAPLQNNPGFGAYLGSDAEKGRAESVAFIQHNVDLAAALGASHVCIAEGRCPDGADEREMWGRLVRTLKECAAIAEPKGVTIQIELHPGLIASTPEKAPRLIAEVGSKAVRICLDFCHANVITKGDPVGMIRALKGTLGAIHIADGIQVPGLHLPIGQGEIDVDACIRAVKDVGHDGPWVLCMYGNAFPEMTLKTAVRFLRKRHPDILA; encoded by the coding sequence GTGTTGTTAGCCAGCAACCACATGTTCCCCGCCGGGCCGATTGAGGCGATCTTCGAACGACTGAAGAAGGCCGGGGCGGGCGGGCTTGACCTGTTCCTGCCACACATCCCCTATCTGCTCGATCCGCGGTTCGGGCCGAAGAACCTCGCTCTGTGCCGCCAGGCGGCGGAGGCGGCGGGGTTGCCAATCAAGGGCATAATCGGGGCGCCGCTTCAGAACAACCCGGGCTTCGGGGCCTATCTGGGCTCCGATGCGGAGAAGGGCCGAGCCGAGAGCGTGGCGTTCATCCAGCACAATGTGGACCTCGCCGCCGCGCTCGGCGCCTCGCACGTCTGTATCGCCGAGGGCCGCTGCCCCGACGGCGCCGACGAGCGGGAGATGTGGGGCCGCCTGGTGCGGACGCTCAAGGAGTGCGCCGCCATCGCCGAGCCGAAGGGGGTGACCATCCAGATCGAGCTTCACCCCGGCCTCATCGCCAGCACGCCCGAGAAGGCCCCAAGGCTCATCGCCGAGGTCGGCTCGAAGGCGGTCCGCATCTGCCTCGACTTCTGCCACGCGAACGTCATCACGAAGGGCGATCCCGTAGGAATGATTCGGGCGCTCAAGGGCACGCTGGGCGCCATCCACATCGCCGATGGGATTCAGGTGCCCGGCCTCCACCTGCCTATCGGGCAGGGGGAGATTGACGTGGACGCCTGCATCCGCGCGGTGAAGGACGTCGGCCACGACGGCCCGTGGGTGCTGTGCATGTACGGCAACGCCTTCCCCGAGATGACGTTGAAGACGGCCGTCCGCTTCCTCAGGAAGCGCCACCCCGACATCCTGGCTTGA
- a CDS encoding radical SAM protein, which produces MNKSYCDKCGDLVPTTRAVRDGKVYLAKNCPKCGTNETYLSSSADRHLTKRNQDPGFEYQGCQVQCVDCAHHRSPTYAFVDVTNRCNLNCPMCADGVAWHGFEFDPPLEHFERIFQHLSIFEPLPTIALFGGEPTVRNDLPQIVALARKYGMRTRVLTNGLRLANEEYCRQIVESRAHLLVSYDGGRPTCYDKLRGSAKVLEMKKRAIENLNKMPRARVSYVTCLAWGLNHKDLPELLRFYHDQRRILHGVYLMPLVQTWHEQEFEYQPERMTTEDVEQLLADCFPGYKVKFLSLGVASHFKTISKYLGREALPYYGTHPNCESFYLLVSDGEKYLPIDHYLRTSLPEFADDLLLLEKRLTARDERWAQSALGRFGRAVGLARTAALFGLMRVVRRHFVFGRAFKGKGLGKLWHVLATLARAPFGSFSKTRLKHMTVQSALRVIILPLEDDPILETERLERCPSVHVYFDPPDGRFHYIPVCSWRKHNKRVLKELADYYNAQPPKAPTEQPTAK; this is translated from the coding sequence GTGAACAAGTCCTACTGCGACAAGTGCGGCGACCTCGTGCCCACGACGCGCGCGGTGCGCGACGGCAAGGTCTATCTCGCCAAGAACTGCCCGAAGTGCGGGACGAATGAGACCTATCTCTCGTCGAGCGCCGACCGCCACCTGACGAAGCGCAATCAGGACCCCGGCTTCGAGTACCAGGGCTGCCAGGTGCAGTGCGTGGACTGCGCGCACCACCGCTCGCCCACCTACGCCTTCGTGGACGTGACGAACCGCTGCAACCTGAACTGCCCGATGTGCGCCGACGGCGTGGCCTGGCACGGCTTCGAGTTCGACCCGCCTCTCGAGCACTTCGAGCGGATCTTCCAGCATCTCTCGATCTTCGAGCCGCTGCCCACGATCGCCCTGTTCGGCGGCGAGCCGACCGTGCGCAACGACCTCCCCCAGATCGTGGCCCTCGCCCGCAAGTACGGCATGCGCACCCGCGTGCTCACCAACGGCCTGCGCCTGGCCAACGAGGAGTACTGCCGCCAGATCGTCGAGAGCCGCGCCCACCTGCTCGTCTCCTACGACGGCGGCAGGCCGACCTGCTACGACAAGCTCCGCGGCAGCGCCAAGGTCCTCGAGATGAAGAAGCGGGCCATCGAGAACCTCAACAAGATGCCGCGGGCGCGCGTCAGCTACGTCACCTGCCTCGCCTGGGGCCTCAACCACAAGGACCTGCCCGAGCTGCTGCGCTTCTACCACGACCAGCGCCGCATCCTGCACGGCGTGTACCTCATGCCCCTCGTCCAGACCTGGCACGAGCAGGAGTTCGAGTACCAGCCCGAACGGATGACGACCGAGGACGTGGAGCAGTTGCTGGCCGACTGCTTCCCGGGCTACAAGGTCAAGTTCCTCTCGCTCGGCGTGGCGAGCCACTTCAAGACGATCTCGAAGTACCTGGGCCGCGAGGCCCTGCCCTACTACGGCACGCACCCGAACTGCGAGAGCTTCTACCTGCTCGTCTCGGACGGCGAGAAGTACCTGCCGATTGACCACTACCTGCGGACGTCGCTGCCCGAGTTCGCCGACGACCTCCTGTTGCTGGAGAAGCGCCTGACGGCCCGCGACGAGCGCTGGGCGCAGAGCGCGCTCGGGCGATTCGGCCGGGCGGTCGGGCTGGCGCGCACGGCCGCGCTCTTCGGCCTGATGCGGGTGGTGAGACGCCACTTCGTCTTCGGCCGGGCCTTCAAGGGCAAGGGCCTCGGCAAACTCTGGCACGTGCTGGCCACGCTCGCCCGCGCCCCCTTCGGCAGCTTCAGCAAGACGCGCCTGAAGCACATGACCGTGCAGAGCGCCCTGCGCGTGATCATCCTGCCGCTGGAGGACGACCCGATCCTCGAGACCGAGCGCCTCGAGCGCTGCCCCAGCGTGCACGTCTACTTCGACCCGCCCGACGGGCGGTTCCACTACATCCCCGTCTGCTCCTGGCGCAAGCACAACAAGCGGGTGCTCAAGGAGCTGGCTGACTACTACAACGCCCAGCCCCCTAAGGCCCCGACCGAGCAGCCGACGGCGAAGTGA
- a CDS encoding beta-propeller fold lactonase family protein, translated as MTRLASRVVLLCGVLGLAASAWAGTYRSPYAAAVSADGKAVYVSDHTADCIVVVDPAAGKPVAEWKAAGGPAGIALSPDGKTLFVALQTANAVAALSTENGKETKRIPVGYRPTGLAVAPKANRLYVCNMGSGNVSVIDLGEMVEKFRVRCVREPMFAAVTPDEARVVVSNALATGSATESSTAMSVSLFDAKDGKTGSTIKLPGGSTNGRTVCISPDGKWAYLLHGVSRFQVPTTQLERGWMNTSALSVIDLQKDELYATMLLDSIDLGAADPWGAALTADGKTLWVSLSGCHEVARLDVGRLVEMLSGNVPDQYAKSLGSANINPWAEVKKDPKYRFQLVNDLMAMYFAELIQRFPVGGRTLLYLHAADRPFERGPRGIALSPDGKQLYVPTYFGGALCVMDTETGNLARNIPVGPQPEPDQVRKGAIAFHDAELCFQKWQSCATCHPSDARMDGLRWDLLNDGMGNHKKTRSLVYSHVTAPVMAMGVRQTADVAVRAGFRFILFAVVPEETATAVDDYLKSLKADPNPFLVNGKLSEAAERGKKLFDGKAKCSTCHSGANYTDLKAYDVGTLGAYDKPTDRFYTPKLNEVYRTAPYLHDGRAATLEEVFTAFNKEDKHGVTSKLSPEELADLIAYLNSL; from the coding sequence GTGACAAGACTGGCCTCTCGTGTGGTTCTGCTGTGCGGCGTGCTCGGCCTCGCGGCCTCGGCGTGGGCGGGCACCTACCGCTCGCCGTACGCGGCCGCGGTGTCGGCCGACGGCAAGGCGGTGTACGTTTCGGACCACACGGCCGACTGCATCGTGGTGGTGGACCCCGCCGCCGGCAAACCGGTCGCCGAGTGGAAGGCGGCCGGCGGCCCGGCCGGCATCGCGCTCTCGCCCGATGGCAAGACGCTGTTCGTCGCGCTCCAGACCGCCAATGCCGTGGCCGCCCTCTCGACCGAGAACGGCAAGGAGACGAAGCGCATCCCCGTGGGCTACCGCCCCACGGGCCTCGCCGTGGCGCCCAAGGCCAACCGCCTCTATGTGTGCAACATGGGCTCGGGCAACGTGTCGGTGATCGATCTCGGCGAGATGGTCGAGAAGTTCCGCGTGCGCTGCGTGCGCGAGCCGATGTTCGCCGCTGTGACGCCCGACGAGGCCCGCGTGGTGGTGAGCAACGCCCTCGCCACCGGCTCAGCCACCGAGAGCTCGACCGCCATGTCGGTGAGCCTCTTCGATGCCAAGGACGGCAAGACGGGCTCGACCATCAAGCTGCCCGGCGGCTCGACGAACGGCCGCACCGTGTGCATCTCGCCCGACGGCAAGTGGGCCTACCTGCTGCACGGCGTGTCGCGCTTCCAGGTGCCCACGACCCAGCTCGAGCGCGGCTGGATGAACACCTCGGCCCTCTCCGTGATTGACCTCCAGAAGGACGAGCTGTACGCGACGATGCTGCTGGACAGCATTGACCTGGGCGCGGCCGACCCCTGGGGCGCCGCCCTCACCGCCGACGGCAAGACCCTGTGGGTCAGCCTCAGCGGCTGCCACGAGGTGGCCCGTCTTGACGTGGGCCGCCTCGTCGAGATGCTCTCCGGCAACGTGCCCGACCAGTACGCCAAGAGCCTCGGCTCGGCCAACATCAACCCCTGGGCCGAAGTCAAGAAGGACCCCAAGTACCGCTTCCAGCTCGTCAACGACCTGATGGCCATGTACTTCGCCGAGCTGATCCAGCGCTTCCCCGTGGGCGGCCGCACGCTGCTCTATCTGCACGCGGCCGACCGGCCCTTCGAGCGCGGGCCGCGCGGCATCGCCCTGTCGCCCGACGGCAAGCAGCTCTACGTGCCCACCTACTTCGGCGGCGCGCTGTGCGTGATGGACACCGAGACCGGCAACCTCGCCAGGAACATCCCCGTCGGCCCGCAGCCCGAGCCCGACCAGGTGCGCAAGGGCGCCATCGCCTTCCACGACGCCGAGCTCTGCTTCCAGAAATGGCAGAGCTGCGCCACCTGCCACCCCAGCGACGCGCGCATGGACGGCCTCCGCTGGGACCTCCTCAACGACGGCATGGGCAACCACAAGAAGACCCGCTCGCTCGTCTACTCGCACGTCACGGCGCCCGTGATGGCCATGGGCGTGCGCCAGACGGCCGACGTGGCGGTGCGCGCCGGCTTCCGCTTCATCCTCTTCGCCGTCGTGCCCGAGGAGACCGCCACGGCGGTGGACGACTACCTGAAGTCGCTGAAGGCCGACCCCAACCCCTTCCTGGTGAACGGCAAGCTCAGCGAGGCGGCCGAGCGCGGCAAGAAGCTCTTCGACGGCAAGGCCAAGTGCAGCACCTGCCACTCCGGGGCCAACTACACCGATCTGAAGGCCTACGACGTGGGCACGCTGGGCGCCTACGACAAGCCCACCGACCGGTTCTACACGCCCAAGCTCAACGAAGTGTACCGCACGGCGCCCTACCTGCACGACGGCCGCGCCGCCACCCTCGAGGAAGTCTTCACGGCCTTCAACAAGGAAGACAAGCACGGCGTCACGTCGAAGCTCTCGCCGGAGGAGCTGGCCGACCTGATCGCCTATCTCAACTCGCTGTGA
- a CDS encoding alpha/beta hydrolase family protein — protein sequence MPGPPNSPQTALPRRAFLAGSAAGLLAAQALLPATLAQETPAMTDAQLREKLLACLGGPWPEPGDLKPVLREAMKKDGYRIESVTYEVEPGDRVPAFVLIPDGVDAAHPAPAVAVWHQHNGAWHLGKVEPAGLAGMPMHHTGVALAKEGYVVICPDALCFGERQSKHLRGGDYERFEFLRYVVAGKCLAWKYILDMRRAIDYLVTRPEVKKDEIGCYGHSMGSTCTWLIGPWEPRLKALVGNCCLPTYKGIHRTHILHCFPNFIPGWYQYGDTPEIAGLIAPRALHLNLGEKDGGSPIEEAREGIERIAAAYKRAGAEANFTHFIEQGAGHVLSDEMWKRVKATFAKHLRG from the coding sequence GTGCCCGGTCCGCCCAACTCGCCGCAGACGGCACTGCCCCGCCGCGCGTTCCTCGCAGGCTCGGCGGCCGGGCTGCTCGCCGCCCAAGCCCTGCTCCCGGCCACCCTCGCCCAGGAGACCCCCGCCATGACCGACGCTCAGCTCAGAGAGAAACTCCTCGCCTGCCTCGGCGGGCCGTGGCCCGAGCCGGGCGACCTCAAGCCCGTCCTCCGCGAAGCGATGAAGAAGGACGGCTACCGCATCGAGTCGGTGACGTATGAGGTCGAGCCGGGCGACCGCGTGCCCGCATTCGTCCTCATCCCCGATGGCGTAGACGCCGCTCATCCCGCCCCCGCGGTGGCCGTGTGGCACCAGCACAACGGCGCCTGGCACCTGGGCAAGGTGGAGCCCGCCGGCCTGGCGGGCATGCCCATGCACCATACAGGCGTCGCGCTGGCCAAGGAAGGCTACGTGGTCATCTGCCCCGACGCCCTCTGCTTTGGCGAGCGGCAGAGCAAGCATCTTCGCGGTGGCGACTACGAGCGGTTCGAGTTCCTCCGCTACGTCGTCGCCGGCAAGTGCCTCGCCTGGAAATACATCCTCGACATGCGGCGGGCCATTGACTACCTCGTCACGCGCCCCGAGGTGAAGAAGGACGAGATAGGCTGCTACGGCCACTCGATGGGGTCCACCTGCACCTGGCTCATCGGCCCGTGGGAGCCGCGCCTCAAGGCCCTCGTCGGCAACTGCTGCCTGCCCACCTACAAGGGCATCCACCGCACCCACATCCTCCACTGCTTCCCCAACTTCATCCCTGGGTGGTATCAGTATGGCGACACGCCCGAGATTGCCGGCCTGATCGCCCCGCGCGCCTTGCACCTCAACCTGGGCGAGAAGGACGGCGGCAGCCCTATCGAAGAGGCCCGCGAGGGCATCGAGCGCATCGCCGCCGCCTACAAGCGCGCCGGCGCCGAAGCCAACTTCACCCACTTCATCGAGCAGGGAGCCGGCCACGTCCTCTCCGACGAAATGTGGAAGCGGGTGAAGGCCACGTTTGCGAAGCACCTGAGAGGCTGA